One genomic window of Nocardioides daphniae includes the following:
- a CDS encoding ferrochelatase gives MNDGSGARGGAYVAQHLDVMAEVVEQVAARIGRTPQHELVYCSRSGAPHIPWLEPDVNDRLEEMAAEGVTSVVMVPIGFVSDHMEVVYDLDTEAMATAEGLGMAAARAGTPGTDPRFVALVRDLLLERAAAERGEVPVRTTVGSLGPGPDLCAVGCCPNPRAPRPAACGVDS, from the coding sequence ATGAACGACGGCAGCGGGGCGCGTGGTGGTGCCTACGTCGCCCAGCACCTCGACGTGATGGCCGAGGTCGTCGAGCAGGTCGCCGCGCGTATCGGTCGTACGCCGCAGCACGAGCTCGTCTACTGCTCCCGCTCGGGCGCCCCGCACATCCCGTGGCTGGAGCCCGACGTCAACGACCGCCTCGAGGAGATGGCGGCCGAGGGCGTCACCTCGGTGGTGATGGTGCCGATCGGCTTCGTCTCCGACCACATGGAGGTCGTCTACGACCTCGACACCGAGGCGATGGCCACGGCCGAGGGGCTCGGGATGGCGGCGGCCCGCGCCGGCACCCCCGGCACCGACCCGCGCTTCGTCGCGCTGGTCCGCGACCTGCTGCTCGAGCGGGCCGCGGCGGAGCGGGGCGAGGTGCCGGTGCGTACGACCGTGGGCAGCCTGGGCCCCGGCCCGGACCTGTGCGCCGTGGGCTGCTGCCCCAACCCGCGTGCCCCGCGCCCCGCCGCCTGCGGGGTCGACTCGTGA